One window from the genome of Salvia splendens isolate huo1 chromosome 9, SspV2, whole genome shotgun sequence encodes:
- the LOC121749449 gene encoding uncharacterized protein LOC121749449: MNMFSHGNIVDIPAGPQIEANNFKLGIPLINRVEQNAFAGRDTEDANQHLTKFVEITNTTKINSVDDDIVRVRLFPFSLTDAAKEWYDCLPADKTTNWKDLVVLFLDKYYPPGTILKLKCEIFQFIQGYDEPLYEALARFKALLHKCPNHGFGIDHQVCVKFAIFRKNELINWANEWIRRKSQIVAQIDQVGANYMQREHPMRRLMHRIRKILKGKG; the protein is encoded by the exons ATGAATATGTTTAGTCATGGTAACATTGTGGACATTCCTGCAGGTCCGCAGATAGAGGCAAATAACTTTAAGTTGGGGATACCCTTAATCAATAGGGTTGAACAAAATGCCTTCGCAGGAAGAGACACTGAGGACGCAAATCAACATCTCACCAAGTTCGTGGAAATAACTAATACAACCAAGATCAACAGTGTTGATGATGATATTGTGAGGGTAAGactttttcccttttccttAACTGATGCTGCTAAAGAATGGTATGATTGTCTACCTGCAGATAAAACCACCAATTGGAAGGATTTAGTAGTACTCTTCCTCGACAAGTACTACCCGCCTGGCACCATCTTAAAGCTGAAGTGTGAGATCTTTCAATTCATCCAAGGATACGATGAACCTCTATATGAAGCTCTCGCACGTTTCAAAGCTCTTCTCCACAAATGCCCAAACCATGGTTTTGGAATAGACCATCAG gtgtgtgtgaagTTCGCCATTTTCAGAAAAAATGAGTTGATCAACTGGGCGAACGAATGGATCAGGAGAAAGAGCCAAATTGTTGCGCAAATTGATCAAGTTGGAGCAAATTACATGCAGCGGGAGCACCCAATGAGAAGACTAATGCATCGCATAAGAAAGATCCTCAAGGGCAAAGGGTAA